The Candidatus Tanganyikabacteria bacterium region GAGACCGACAGCGTGCCGCGCGATCCCGAACGGGTGGCGCGGGGCAAGTACCTGGCCGAGAACGTCGCCAACTGCTTCGCCTGTCACCCGGCGGGCGAAGTCGCCACCGGGTCGCACCATTTTGGCCCCGAGAGCGGCTTCCCGGCCGAGGTCTGGGCGCCGAACCTCTCGCCCGACACGGATACGGGCATCGGCAACTGGACGGACGGGCAGATCATGCGCGCCATCCGCGAGGGGGTCAACCGCGACCACGAGGCGATCGTCCCCGTCCATCCCGCGCATGACTACCGGGCGCTCGCGGATGCCGATGTCAAGGCGATCGTGGCGTACCTGCGCGCCCGGCCCGCCGCGCGCCTGGCCGTCCCGCAGCGGCGGATCGACCCGATCTACGGGCTCTTCCTCAACGCGGTGCCCAGGCCTGTGGGCAAGGTGCCGCCGCCCGACCGCCAGGACAAGGTGAAGTACGGCAAGTACCTCGCGCAGATCGCGTCGTGCGGGTCATGCCACGCGCCGAAGGGGCCCGACGGCCTGAAGCCCGATTCCTGGTACACCTCGCCGGACATCACCGACCGGGGCGTCGGCAAGTGGACCGACCAGCAGCTCGAGGCCGCAATTGTCAGGGGCGTCAAGCCGGACGGCACGGCCTTCCGCGGCGGGGCCCATCCCCCGGGGTTCGAAGGCCTGACCCGCGCCGACCTCGAGGCCCTGATCGCGTTCCTGCGGACGTTACGGCCGCCGGGAGACAAGCCGCCAGCTGAGGGGGGTATAGATATCCCATGACGGTGCATGGCCCGGGGGAGACGACGCCGCTTGGCGCGCGCCCGCGCCGCGACGCGCCGGCGCCACCGCCGATCCCCACCGCGCCGATTTCCGACCGTTTCGACGGGAAGCTCTCGGCTCGCTACTTCCGCGTGGCGGAACTCGCGGAGCGGACCCGGACCGCGAGCACGATGTGGTGGGCGGATCGGCCGCTCTCCGAAGCGCGCAACGCGCACCTGACCAACACCCGGGAAGCGTTCGAGCATGCGCTCGAAGGCGGCTACAATTTCCTGGAAGGCGACGTCCGCGCCGAGATCAACCATCCGGATCGCCTGGAGATGCGCCACGATCCCACGCACGAGACCGGTGACAACCTCACCCTGCGCGAGTGGCTGGAACTGGGCAAGGCCTCGGGCCGCGGGCTGAAGCTGGATTTCAAGGAGACCCGGCTCATGGCGCAGGCCCTGGACACCATCGCAGCCGTCGGGGTGCCGAACGAACGCCTGATGTTCAACCTGGGCCACGACGACATGCGCAAGTGGGGACCCGAGATCCGCCGGCGCTTCCCGGGCGCGATCCTGGCGCTCAATCCCCCCGGGGGCAACGGGAAGCTCTCGGATGCCCAGGTGGCGGGCATGCTGGCGCAAGCCCGCGAACTGGGCGGGCCGGTGGCGTTCGTCGTGCGACACGATCTGCTCACCGACGAGGCGATCTCGCGTCTGAAGCCGGTCGGGCCCGTTTCGGTCTGGAACAGCACGTTCGACGGCCCGAAGGTCGAGGATCCCGGGGCCCTGGCTCGGGCGCTTCGCGCCCGCGGGGTCGACGGCGTCATCGACCTGCGCCGGAGCGCGTCCCGCTGGGATCGCTTCCGGGCCTGGGCTGACTGGGGCAAGAACGGCGTGGTGACCGGGTTCGACGAGGCCAAGAACTGGGTCGGCGACAAGGTCGACGGCGCCAGGGACTTCGGCAAGAAGGTCCTGGGGAAGATCTTCTAGCCGGGCCGGCCGTCAGGTCCCCGCGAACGCGGGGATGAACGACACGACGAGGCCTGCCACGAGGCCGGCCAGTGCCACCGCGCCGAATGCCACGGCCAGCACGCGCCTCGGGAAGACGCTTCGTACGATGAACAGCGTCGGCAGGCTGATGGCCGGCAGGGTGACCAGGAGGACCACCGCCGCCGCCGGGGCCAGGCCGAAGCTCATGAGGGTCTGGACGATCGGCACCTCGCCCGCGGTGGGGATGACGAACAGCGTGCCGATCAGCGCCACGCCGATGAGGACGACGACGCCCGTGCCGCCCAGCGTCAGGTTCGGATCGAAGAGCCACGCACGCCCGGCCCCGAGCAGGAGCACGATGAGCAGGTAGCCGGGGACGATCGTGCGCAGTTCCCACCAGAGCGTCTTGATCCACTCGGCCAGGAGGGTCCCGCCGCCCTTGGCGGGATCCTCGATCGCCGCGTCCTGCACGTCGACTTCCAGGGGATCGGCCACCAGGCGGTTGGCCAGGGAGGCGGCGCCGAAGACCAGCAAGACGCCGACGACCAGGCGGACCAGCATGAACTGCCAGCCGAGCACGGCGGCGATGAAGACCATCACCGCCGGGTTGAGGGTCGGGTTACCCAGCAGGAACGCGAGGGCCGCGCCCGGCGACGCCTGCTGCTTGCGAAGGCCCACTGCCAGTGGACCGGCGCAGCATGTTCACAACATGCCGCCGAGCGACAGGGTCCCCGCTATCGCCACCGTCCGAAAGTCCCGCCTGGAGAAGAGGCGGTGGATCCAGCGGCGCGGGACCAGGACCTGGATCGTCGCGCCCAGCAGGAGGGCGAGGAGCATCGCGGGCCAGATGGCCGAGAAGTACGCAAGCGCGTAATGCCAGGCCGCCTCCAGGCCCGCGGCCGGCGGCGCAGCGCCTTCCCCGCCCAGCACGATCGACGAGCCGAGCGTCTGGTTGGAAATCGCGGCGAGGCCCTTCTTGTAGGACGGGAGCCATTTGATGAACGCCAGGCCCGCGACGGCGGTCACCAGGAACACCAATGTGCCGGCAACCAGGCGGCTGCGGGCAGCCGCATTCCGGGGCGCGAGCGCGCCGCTGCTATCCATGGACAGGCCCTCGCAGATCAAGCTAGCGTAGAACGCCATTCTACACCCTCTCCGCCACGTCGCCCGCACGGTTAAGAAACAATTAAATCTTGGCGGAGAGTCTTTCCTCAATCTTAACTTTGCGTTTAAACTACCCATGGGATCGTTTTTCAAAGGGGAGAACGAATGCGACTTCGGCGCTTTGGGGCGGTGGCGGCGATTGCGCTTGCCACGGTCGGCTGCGGCGGTCTCGGGACGAGGCCGGGGCTGGGTCTGCCCGACCGCAGCGGCAACGCGCAGGTCGAGCAGGCGTTCGCGCGGGGTGAGAAGCAGGTCGCCGTGGACATCTTCGGCGCCTCCAACAAGCAGATCACCCGGCTGATCGAGCAGGGGTTCGACTTCTGGGCGGGCGAGCCGGCCCACGACGGGCGCAAGAGCCGGGTGCGGGGCGTCATGAGCGACCGCCAGTGGGCTAGCGTGCAGGAGATGGGTCTCGACGTCGTCAAGCTCCCCAACACCAACCCGATGAACCATTACGATCCCAAGTACACGACCTACGACCAGATGACCGCCGAGCTGAAGGCTCTGGCCGCCAAGGCCGCCGGCTTCGCGCAACTGGTCGAACTCGGCAAGACGCACGAGGGTCGGCCGATCCTCGCGCT contains the following coding sequences:
- a CDS encoding permease — translated: MGLRKQQASPGAALAFLLGNPTLNPAVMVFIAAVLGWQFMLVRLVVGVLLVFGAASLANRLVADPLEVDVQDAAIEDPAKGGGTLLAEWIKTLWWELRTIVPGYLLIVLLLGAGRAWLFDPNLTLGGTGVVVLIGVALIGTLFVIPTAGEVPIVQTLMSFGLAPAAAVVLLVTLPAISLPTLFIVRSVFPRRVLAVAFGAVALAGLVAGLVVSFIPAFAGT
- a CDS encoding DUF2181 domain-containing protein, which produces MTVHGPGETTPLGARPRRDAPAPPPIPTAPISDRFDGKLSARYFRVAELAERTRTASTMWWADRPLSEARNAHLTNTREAFEHALEGGYNFLEGDVRAEINHPDRLEMRHDPTHETGDNLTLREWLELGKASGRGLKLDFKETRLMAQALDTIAAVGVPNERLMFNLGHDDMRKWGPEIRRRFPGAILALNPPGGNGKLSDAQVAGMLAQARELGGPVAFVVRHDLLTDEAISRLKPVGPVSVWNSTFDGPKVEDPGALARALRARGVDGVIDLRRSASRWDRFRAWADWGKNGVVTGFDEAKNWVGDKVDGARDFGKKVLGKIF
- a CDS encoding cytochrome c; this encodes MKKSVALLVLAACATSGCLWVLEKSQPETDSVPRDPERVARGKYLAENVANCFACHPAGEVATGSHHFGPESGFPAEVWAPNLSPDTDTGIGNWTDGQIMRAIREGVNRDHEAIVPVHPAHDYRALADADVKAIVAYLRARPAARLAVPQRRIDPIYGLFLNAVPRPVGKVPPPDRQDKVKYGKYLAQIASCGSCHAPKGPDGLKPDSWYTSPDITDRGVGKWTDQQLEAAIVRGVKPDGTAFRGGAHPPGFEGLTRADLEALIAFLRTLRPPGDKPPAEGGIDIP